A window of the Fusarium poae strain DAOMC 252244 chromosome 3, whole genome shotgun sequence genome harbors these coding sequences:
- a CDS encoding hypothetical protein (MEROPS:MER0000432), which produces MSALANLPFSFPAGLTSPQPFNISVNKDFIQHTQAKVQTWHSPVSLWSNWTIEGPDTDKIDDVAQYWANEYDWFSVQDRLNNEGHHYATSISSDGNYTAPVPLHFVHRESTQPDAVPLLLLHGWPSTHLEWSKVIEPLVTGADTPFHIVAPDLPGFGFSPAPTQPGLNPRENGRVMDGLMKQLGYSKYGIVSTDLGWQVAMWMVGDAESSIIGHITDFFPAQPTEDDLERLARHATTEEETAYILSSNVWYSSHSAYSTVHTQKPLAAALAFGDSPVGFLGWVWDLMYAVSDGYKYTYEELITDAMMLFIPGPYSNIRAYLEAYSPGMMTFPKSKVPTGVSEWAFTNGPFPDIIASALSPRSWIERTSNVVYFNRHDFGGHFPAVSQPKEWLEDVRKFFSGLE; this is translated from the exons ATGTCAGCACTTGCAAACTTACCATTCTCTTTTCCCGCTGGGCTGACATCGCCTCAGCCCTTTAATATCTCTGTCAATAAAGACTTCATCCAACACACTCAAGCCAAAGTCCAAACATGGCATTCACCTGTTAGTCTGTGGTCTAACTGGACTATCGAAGGCCCCGACACAGATAAAATCGATGATGTTGCCCAATATTGGGCCAACGAGTATGATTGGTTTTCTGTCCAGGATCGACTCAATAACGAGGGCCATCATTATGCAACTTCAATCTCGAGCGACGGGAATTACACAGCCCCTGTTCCACTCCATTTTGTCCACCGGGAGTCCACTCAACCTGATGCTGTCCCTCTCCTTCTACTTCATGGATGGCCCTCAACTCATCTGGAGTGGTCCAAAGTCATCGAACCTCTTGTTACTGGCGCTGACACACCGTTCCACATTGTCGCTCCTGATCTGCCGGGCTTTGGCTTCAGTCCTGCTCCTACACAGCCAGGACTCAACCCTCGCGAGAACGGACGGGTCATGGATGGTCTCATGAAGCAGCTCGGCTACTCTAAATACGGTATCGTCAGCACTGACTTGGGTTGGCAAGTTGCCATGTGGATGGTCGGAGACGCTGAGTCAAGCATCATCGGACACATTACAGATTTCTTCCCCGCCCAACCAACCGAAGATGACTTGGAACGCCTTGCACGGCACGCGACTACTGAAGAGGAGACAGCTTATATCTTGTCTTCAAACGTGTGGTATTCTTCTCACTCTGCGTATTCAACTGTCCACACACAAAAACCTTTGGCCGCAGCCCTGGCATTTGGAGATAGTCCAGTCGGCTTTCTCGGTTGGGTGTGGGATCTGATGTATGCGGTATCAGATGGCTACAAGTATACTTACGAAGAACTAATCACCGATGCGATGATGCTGTTCATTCCTGGCCCGTACAGTAACATTCGCGCTTACCTTGAGGCATATAGC CCAGGCATGATGACCTTCCCGAAAAGCAAGGTTCCCACTGGTGTATCGGAATGGGCCTTTACGAATGGGCCATTCCCTGATATTATCGCTTCAGCTCTGTCG CCGCGAAGCTGGATTGAGAGAACGTCGAATGTTGTCTACTTCAACAGACATGACTTTGGAGGTCACTTTCCTGCAGTATCGCAGCCAAAAGAGTGGCTGGAGGACGTTCGCAAATTCTTTTCCGGACTTGAATGA
- a CDS encoding hypothetical protein (TransMembrane:7 (o6-26i47-69o75-95i116-133o153-172i193-212o224-244i)), which produces MSSVSDYKVASVALGFSLGFGFLTVWEAMKQTRRNRSPLRSTYIYMIWGEIIANLGIGILGYLFLNGIIQPGIPVFFFILFFWVFEIQLLFQIIINRISIIAESRQTIWRLKWGTALVATIINIAVFCVFIPAHVDPPIQIFVTINKYWDRASKILICIIDAALNWYFLHIVKERLLKESHLTKYQPLVSFNSKLMAVSVAMDILLIGLMSLPNQTVFIQFHPVVYLVKLNIEMSMASMITHLARKKMTDELYPSNSYSNTPKVQSSKNGAQDKTPTYGVSIEMTHKSKAGSTSKASFDDDSDMPETSNGIHRRIDVKIETEPAKHERKGSKFSPVEVELPSPRGEGRPKRSRYEQIERGQGGA; this is translated from the exons ATGAGTAGCGTCTCCGATTACAAGGTTGCCTCCGTGGCCCTGGGATTCTCCCTCGGGTTTGGCTTCTTAACAGTATGGGAGGCTATGAAGCAAACGAGACGGAACCGCAGCCCGTTGCGAAGTACATACATTTACATGATCTGGGGAGAGATCATAGCCAATCTGGGTATTGGTATACTCGGTTATCTATTCCTCAATGGCATCATTCAACCTGG CATTcctgtctttttctttatcctATTCTTCTGGGTATTCGAGATCCAACTGTTATtccaaatcatcatcaacagaaTCAGTATCATCGCCGAGTCCCGACAAACAATCTGGCGCCTTAAATGGGGCACCGCCTTGGTGGCAACAATTATCAACATTGCTGTATTCTGCGTCTTTATACCGGCACACGTTGATCCGCCGATCCAGAT TTTTGTTACTATCAACAAGTATTGGGATAGAGCTTCGAAGATCTTGATTTGTATCATTGATGCTGCTCTCAATTGGTACTTTCTCCATATCGTCAAAGAAAGGCTTCTAAAAGAGAGCCATCTCACCAAATACCAGCCGCTTGTATCGTTCAACTCCAAACTCATGGCTGTATCTGTTGCTATGGAC ATACTGCTTATCGGCCTTATGTCCCTACCAAACCAGACAGTCTTTATCCAGTTCCACCCCGTTGTATACCtggtcaagctcaacatcgAAATGTCCATGGCTTCCATGATCACACACCTAGCCCGAAAGAAGATGACGGACGAACTCTACCCCTCAAACTCATACTCCAACACCCCGAAAGTCCAAAGCTCCAAGAACGGCGCACAGGATAAGACTCCAACATACGGCGTATCTATAGAAATGACGCACAAGTCAAAAGCCGGTTCAACCTCGAAAGCATCGTTCGACGACGATTCCGATATGCCCGAGACCTCGAATGGCATCCACCGACGTATCGACGTCAAGATTGAGACAGAGCCAGCCAAACATGAACGGAAGGGCAGCAAGTTCAGTCCAGTCGAGGTTGAGCTACCATCGCCTCGGGGCGAAGGGCGACCTAAGAGGAGTCGCTATGAACAGATTGAGCGAGGTCAAGGAGGCGCATGA
- a CDS encoding hypothetical protein (SECRETED:SignalP(1-18)): MQFTGFLSLATLATMVSAASIKVNFYSDTGCRNFIGSRFIDYNPNQGGTYHSGGPSGSRGGLYVDSNGSGLSYRGFSNHADGSQPFTGNLRDGQCIGTTSGLYAVFTV, from the exons ATGCAGTTCACTGGTTTCCTTTCTCTCGCCACCTTGGCCACCATGGTATCAGCTGCTTCCATCAAGGTCAACTT CTACTCTGACACTGGCTGCCGTAACTTCATCGGATCCCGATTCATCGACTACAACCCCAACCAGGGTGGCACTTACCACAGCGGTGGCCCCTCCGGTTCTCGCGGTGGACTTTACGTCGACTCCAACGGATCTGGTCTCTCCT ACCGTGGCTTCAGCAACCACGCTGATGGTAGCCAACCCTTCACTGGCAACCTCCGTGATGGACAGTGCATCGGTACAACCAGTGGACTCTACGCTGTCTTTACTGTTTAG
- a CDS encoding hypothetical protein (SECRETED:SignalP(1-18)~CAZy:GH141), which translates to MKIYLYAFCLLAVRLSVAADVYIDRKGQDDNPGSAEKPVKSIKKAQELVRKLSSSAKDDVTVHFGPGTNGFTVTWAGSDTVISGGYEISNWTEGKNGIWSASVPEGTKSRNLYVNGLAAQYARRQIHNRKDFEYTKVGMTWNSSNYDWIMKTPGIENGELRAVNSFTDRVALIEKVGDRVLEMKRDIWANQLIGYDQIAEPFWDGGVWIQNVKALLTDGGQFYLDRKESTIYYKPLVGEDMATASAHLGIQEVLMVIGGTYEEPIHDLQFEGITFKQSTWLNPDTYGYIDQQTGGHMGNDDLWPNFEASRPHWWQMPSAIQVSAAYNINLKNCTFRELGAGGIGVGNDKNAHLTGVGLGANNIRVDDNYFTQVMGNSITVGGIQADAHHPSQPEMLVSHIHASNNVFNNNSVLWSSTVPILFTYTQFSSITHNDIYNHPYSGICHGYGWGSNDEGGSPEYAKRGLYKYQPIYDTPTVMRDNLIEGNLIHHFGQSHTDFGGVYTLSRSPNTTVSSNFIYDAGWQALYPDEASRNITWFNNLGFTSGKYYAPNDWIPEQLTGWNTVIDNWGKLGVKDNEVLDGFPNHSGRRNNTFLRNYLAPYVNGTSLVAQRAAYRAGVIPSKRKGKRVTNSPDIADAYLDVQVSHRRVVVNVTNFDDVDLSDVAFRVSGPGITFKRKSSPPSIPADGSAAAVYTFSGSPEGNATVRVSYMNPRTRPSSREKGFSIPT; encoded by the exons ATGAAGATCTATTTGTACGCTTTTTGCCTCCTCGCTGTCCGCTTATCAGTGGCAGCAGATGTCTACATTGATCGAAAGGGACAGGATGATAACCCTGGGTCGGCCGAGAAGCCTGTCAAGAGTATCAAAAAAGCACAAGAGCTTGTCCGCAAACTCAGTTCGTCCGCGAAAGATGATGTCACTGTCCATTTTGGCCCAG GTACCAATGGTTTCACGGTTACATGGGCTGGCTCAGACACTGTCATCTCTGGAGGATATGAGATCAGCAACTGGACTGAAGGCAAGAACGGGATATGGTCTGCCTCTGTACCCGAGGGAACCAAATCCCGTAATCTTTACGTAAACGGGTTGGCTGCTCAATATGCCAGACGCCAGATCCATAACCGGAAGGATTTCGAGTACACTAAAGTCGGAATGACCTGGAACAGCTCGAATTACGATTGGATCATGAAAACTCCTGGCATTGAGAACGGCGAACTCCGTGCTGTTAACTCCTTCACCGATCGGGTTGCGCTCATCGAAAAGGTTGGAGATCGCGTGCTTGAGATGAAGAGGGATATATGGGCCAACCAACTCATCGGCTATGACCAGATTGCAGAGCCTTTTTGGGATGGAGGTGTCTGGATCCAGAACGTCAAAGCCTTGCTGACTGACGGCGGCCAATTCTACCTCGACAGGAAGGAGTCGACTATCTATTACAAACCGTTAGTGGGAGAAGATATGGCCACTGCATCTGCCCATCTCGGCATCCAAGAAGTCCTCATGGTCATTGGCGGAACATATGAAGAGCCCATTCACGATTTGCAATTTGAAGGAATTACTTTTAAGCAAAGCACTTGGCTGAACCCAGACACTTATGGGTACATAGATCAGCAGACCGGCGGGCATATGGGAAACGACGACCTATGGCCTAACTTTGAAGCTTCGAGGCCTCATTGGTGGCAGATGCCCAGTGCGATTCAGGTCAGTGCGGCATATAATATCAACCTAAAGAATTGTACTTTTCGCGAGTTGGGTGCTGGAGGCATCGGTGTTGGAAACGACAAGAATGCGCACTTGACAGGTGTCGGCCTCGGGGCAAACAACATCCGCGTCGATGACAACTACTTCACTCAAGTGATGGGGAACAGCATTACCGTGGGAGGTATTCAAGCCGACGCACATCATCCTTCCCAACCGGAAATGCTCGTGTCTCACATCCACGCCTCaaacaatgtcttcaacaatAATTCGGTTCTCTGGTCATCTACTGTCCCTATTCTGTTTACATACACGCAGTTTTCTTCCATCACACACAACGATATTTACAACCACCCATATAGCGGCATTTGCCATGGCTATG GCTGGGGAAGCAATGATGAAGGAGGCAGTCCAGAGTACGCTAAACGAGGCCTTTACAAGTACCAGCCTATTTATGACACACCCACCGTGATGAGAGATAATCTAATCGAGGGAAATCTAATCCACCATTTCGGTCAATCTCACACTGACTTTGGAGGCGTATACACGCTATCACGGTCACCAAACACAACCGTGTCGTCCAACTTCATCTATGATGCAGGGTGGCAGGCACTATACCCAG ACGAAGCCTCAAGAAATATCACCTGGTTCAACAATCTCGGCTTCACCTCAGGGAAGTATTATGCGCCCAATGATTGGATTCCAGAGCAGCTCACTGGGT GGAACACCGTCATTGATAACTGGGGTAAGCTCGGGGTCAAAGACAATGAGGTCCTGGATGGATTCCCAAACCATTCCGGGAGACGCAATAATACGTTTCTGCGTAACTACCTTGCCCCTTATGTAAACGGGACAAGCCTCGTTGCACAGAGAGCTGCATACCGTGCTGGCGTTATCCCGTCCAAGCGCAAGGGAAAACGAGTGACAAACTCCCCGGATATCGCTGATGCCTACCTCGATGTTCAAGTCAGCCATCGTCGAGTTGTTGTTAACGTAACTAACTTTGACGATGTGGACTTGAGCGATGTTGCCTTCCGTGTTTCGGGTCCTGGTATCACTTTTAAGAGAAAATCAAGCCCTCCTTCCATCCCTGCTGATGGTTCTGCGGCTGCTGTATATACTTTCTCTGGCTCTCCGGAGGGGAATGCTACGGTGAGAGTGAGCTATATGAACCCGAGAACGCGGCCATCTAGCAGGGAGAAGGGGTTTTCGATTCCTACATAG
- a CDS encoding hypothetical protein (SECRETED:SignalP(1-18)~CAZy:GH12), with the protein MKASFAFLAGLLAPVALAQSLCDQYSYHANGGYEFNNNRWGQGSGSGSQCTYLDWTNSNGAGWHTDWTWSGGQDSVKSYPNAGLQIANKRLVSSISNMQSAAAWSYSGTNVRANVAYDLFTASDPNHATHSGDYELMIWLGRYGGVQPIGSRIGSANVEGRTWELWTGMNGSMRVYSFVASNPVTNFNSDVKQFWNYLANTQGYPANRQYLLTFQFGTEPFTGSGAQFKVTNFNAHIN; encoded by the exons ATGAAGGCCTCTTTCGCATTCCTCGCCGGGCTTCTCGCCCCAGTGGCACTCGCCCAGTCTCTCTGCGACCAGTACTCTTACCATGCCAACGGCGGTTACGAGTTCAACAACAACCGCTGGGGACAGGGCTCTGGTTCCGGTTCTCAGTGTACTTACCTCGACTGGACCAACAGCAACGGTGCTGGCTGGCACACTGACTGGACCTGGTCCGGTGGTCAGGACAGCGTCAAGTCCTACCCCAACGCTGGTCTTCAGATCGCCAACAAGCGCCTTGTCAGCTCCATCAGCAACATGCAGTCCGCAGCTGCTTGGTCTTACAGCGGAACCAACGTTCGCGCCAACGTTGCTTACGATCTTTTCACTGCTTCCGACCCTAACCACGCCACTCACAGTGGTGACTACGAGCTGATGATCTG GCTCGGAAGATATGGTGGCGTGCAGCCCATTGGTTCCCGCATTGGCAGTGCCAACGTCGAGGGCCGCACCTGGGAGCTCTGGACCGGTATGAACGGTAGCATGCGAGTCTACAGCTTCGTCGCGTCCAACCCCGTCACCAACTTCAACTCTGATGTTAAGCAATTCTGGAACTACCTTGCCAACACTCAAGGATACCCTGCCAACCGACAATACCTTCTCA CCTTCCAGTTCGGTACCGAGCCTTTCACCGGAAGCGGTGCTCAGTTCAAGGTCACCAACTTCAACGCCCACATCAACTAA
- a CDS encoding hypothetical protein (SECRETED:SignalP(1-19)) yields MSSSKAIVIMALGTLQAVAQTPTETQSETYATLSVYPTLSMPPCWEFKNSLPITGAPAPPMDMSELGVSFALGSLYNTADPCKLPVITGSSADEFSEWASEWTSWQAQHVSEFRVLWEKCSDEPYITDLVPVGPDVCSTLRAKITGASTTSDDDDELASKTVHIQPEKTEDGKPEDVKDSSASRAEGSLLVFLLAAYVFGVGA; encoded by the coding sequence ATGTCTTCCTCCAAAGCCATCGTCATCATGGCCCTAGGGACTTTACAAGCAGTGGCTCAAACCCCAACCGAAACCCAATCCGAAACCTATGCTACGCTTTCTGTGTATCCCACCTTGTCGATGCCACCATGCTGGGAGTTTAAGAATTCGCTTCCTATAACAGGTgcaccagcaccaccaaTGGACATGTCAGAACTCGGCGTGTCGTTTGCTCTCGGAAGTCTTTACAACACAGCAGACCCGTGTAAACTTCCCGTCATCACGGGGTCATCCGCCGACGAATTCTCTGAATGGGCTTCGGAATGGACAAGTTGGCAGGCTCAGCACGTTTCTGAGTTTCGAGTCCTTTGGGAGAAATGCAGCGATGAGCCTTATATCACGGATCTTGTACCTGTTGGACCTGATGTGTGTAGCACTCTCAGGGCTAAGATTACGGGTGCTTCGACTACAagtgacgacgatgatgaattGGCGTCAAAGACGGTTCATATCCAACCTGAAAAGACAGAAGATGGCAAGCCTGAGGATGTCAAGGATTCCTCAGCATCGCGTGCAGAGGGTTCCCTTCTTGTATTCCTTCTTGCTGCCTATGTATTTGGCGTCGGAGCATAA
- a CDS encoding hypothetical protein (TransMembrane:7 (o20-42i54-77o89-118i130-150o170-190i202-225o237-257i)) — translation MAGFLIPPWYKSEKPGDLEINIVSIIFGCSLGATLFTASMAIQQTLSAYRRGRLFSAYIIMCWLDWIGCNVMGIVTYCWLRGIAPPSFWVFFFIVAAWSIQIQFTLQIIINRIALLLVNKRNINRVKWGVALIASLINISGFCIWIPARLQISPVYHEINIVWDRTEKGIFLIVDLTLNVYFICLVRSRLIKYGLTKYNKLFYFNVAMEILSVSLDFVLMGATFLPSPVVYVQFHQLVYLLKLYIEMNVASLLGHIVRDSQQQTNRPSTNRFGRNDVEHSSGGKMTTSISANHVTHVRLADQSDDTIFFSKPQEDGISEACFIATCIELYGFPGSTCTLLVRTVLEEKGLEYELITVDVYAGAHKTEEYAEKFHPFNKIPILIDEEAGIRVFESRAIGHYLAAKYRGQGIELSPPESDLKAYAAFQQALSMELSYFYHNVSTIAMEEIFGPMKGFGPANKDIVKAKLDDLDAAFIGYERILSKQKYLAGDNVTLADLFHLPYGQITESLGFGELLQKYPAVEKWWNGLKERESWKKINV, via the exons ATGGCAGGGTTCCTCATTCCACCATGGTACAAGAGCGAGAAGCCCGGAGATCTCGAGATCAATATTGTCAGCATCATCTTTGGTTGTAGCTTGGGAGCAACCTTGTTCACTGCTTCCATGGCGATTCAACAGACTCTTTCTGCCTATAGAAGAGGGCGACTTTTCAGTGCTTATATCATCATGTGTTGGCTCGATTGGATTGGATGCAATGTCATGGGTATTGTCACTTACTGCTGGTTGAGGGGAATCGCTCCACCAAG CTTCTgggtctttttctttattg TTGCTGCCTGGAGCATACAGATCCAGTTCACCCttcaaatcatcatcaatcgAATAGCACTCCTCCTAGTCAACAAAAGAAACATCAACAGAGTCAAATGGGGTGTCGCTTTAATCGCATCTCTTATCAATATCAGTGGCTTTTGCATTTGGATCCCCGCCCGTTTGCAGATTTCTCCTGTATACCACGAAATCAACATTGTCTGGGATCGCACCGAGAAAGGCATCTTCCTCATTGTCGATCTCACACTAAACGTGTACTTCATTTGCCTCGTCCGATCGAGGCTGATCAAGTATGGATTGACCAAGTATAACAAGCTCTTCTACTTTAACGTCGCCATGGAAATTCTATCAGTGTCACTGGATTTTGTCTTGATGGGTGCTACGTTCCTTCCAAGCCCTGTGGT CTATGTGCAATTCCACCAACTCGTTTACCTACTCAAACTATACATCGAGATGAACGTTGCATCTCTTCTGGGTCACATTGTCAGGGATTCTCAACAACAGACCAATCGACCATCCACAAACAGATTCGGACGAAATGATGTTGAACATTCATCCGGCGGCAAAATGACAACTTCAATCTCAGCCAACCATGTGACGCATGTCCGACTCGCTGATCAGTCTGACGATACCATATTCTTTAGTAAACCACAAGAGGATGGGATT TCTGAGGCCTGTTTCATCGCAACCTGTATAGA GCTCTATGGATTTCCTGGATCGACCTGCACACTCCTAGTGCGCACCGTTCTCGAGGAAAAGGGCCTTGAGTATGAGTTGATCACTGTCGACGTCTATGCTGGTGCCCACAAGACAGAGGAATACGCTGAGAAATTTCATCCGTTCAACAAGATTCCTATCCTGATTGATGAGGAAGCAGGCATTCGAGTATTTG AAAGTCGAGCCATTGGTCACTACCTTGCGGCCAAATATCGTGGCCAAGGTATCGAGTTGTCCCCCCCTGAGAGTGACCTCAAGGCATACGCAGCCTTTCAGCAG GCTTTGTCAATGGAATTGTCCTACTTCTATCACAATGTCAGTACAATCGCTATGGAGGAAATCTTCGGCCCTATGAAAGGCTTCGGTCCTGCCAATAAAGACATAGTCAAGGCCAAACTCGATGATCTGGACGCAGCATTCATTGGATATGAGAGAATCCTCTCAAAGCAGAAGTATCTTGCTGGAGACAATGTCACCCTCGCCGATCTGTTCCATCTACCGTATGGACAGATAACAGAGTCACTGGGGTTCGGTGAGCTTCTTCAAAAGTACCCAGCTGTTGAGAAATGGTGGAATGGATTGAAGGAAAGGGAGAGCTGGAAGAAGATCAATGTTTAG
- a CDS encoding hypothetical protein (SECRETED:SignalP(1-20)~CAZy:CE1), whose amino-acid sequence MRSPLAFCLALLGAAQLGDAASAGCGKAPQSSGTKSMQVNGKNRQYILQLPNNYQNNKPHRLVFGYHWRDGNMNNVAQGGFYGLQGLSGDSTIFIAPNGLNAGWANQGGEDITFTDQMLKFAKDNLCIDEKQVFATGWSYGGSMSHSVACSRPNDFAAVAVISGAQLSGCNGGNSPVAYLGIHGAADNVLGINLGRQLRDKWIGTNGCQQKNVNDPGAGAQNHVKTTYQCSRKPVTWIAHGGGHVPDPSGTNGAKFAPGETWQFFNAAVGGSRSTAGRRC is encoded by the exons ATGCGTTCGCCTCTCGCTTTCTGCCTCGCCCTCCTGGGCGCTGCTCAGCTTGGAGACGCCGCCTCAGCTGGCTGTGGCAAGGCTCCCCAGTCCAGCGGCACCAAGTCCATGCAGGTCAACGGCAAGAACCGCCAGTACATCCTCCAGCTTCCCAACAACTACCAGAACAACAAGCCTCACCGACTTGTTTTCGGTTACCACTGGCGTGATGGTAACATGAACAACGTTGCCCAGGGTGGCTTCTACGGTCTCCAGGGCCTTTCTGGTGACTCTACCATCTTCATTGCCCCCAACGGTCTCAACGCTGGTTGGGCCAACCAGGGTGGTGAGGATATCACCTTTACCGACCAGATGCTCAAGTTTGCCAAGGACAACCTTTGCATTGACGAGAAGCAAGTCTTTGCTACCGGCTGGAGCTACGGTGGATCCATGAGCCACAGCGTCGCTTGCTCCCGACCCA ACGACTTCGCTGCTGTCGCAGTCATCTCCGGTGCTCAGCTCTCTGGCTGCAACGGTGGAAACTCCCCCGTCGCCTACCTCGGAATCCACGGTGCTGCTGACAACGTTCTCGGAATTAACCTCGGCCGCCAGCTTCGCGACAAGTGGATCGGAACCAACGGATGCCAGCAGAAGAACGTCAACGACCCCGGTGCCGGTGCTCAGAACCACGTCAAGACTACCTACCAGTGCAGCCGCAAGCCCGTTACCTGGATCGCTCACGGTGGTGGCCACGTTCCCGACCCCAGTGGCACCAACGGCGCCAAGTTCGCTCCCGGTGAGACCTGGCAGTTCTTCAACGCTGCCGTTGGTGGTAGCCGCAGCACTGCTGGACGTCGCTGCTAA
- a CDS encoding hypothetical protein (SECRETED:SignalP(1-19)~CAZy:GH11) translates to MVSFKSLLVAVSALTGALARPFDFLDERDDGNATSVLEARQVTGNSEGYHNGYFYSWWSDGGGYAQYRMGEGSHYQVDWRNTGNFVGGKGWNPGTGRTINYGGSFSPQGNGYLCVYGWTRGPLVEYYVIESYGSYNPGSQAQHKGTVYTDGDTYDLYQSTRYQQPSIDGTQTFNQYWSIRRNKRTSGSVNMQNHFNAWRSAGMNLGNHYYQILATEGYQSSGSSSIYVQTK, encoded by the exons CCCTTTGATTTCCTTGATGAGCGTGACGATGGCAACGCCACCTCCGTCCTCGAGGCCCGCCAAGTCACTGGCAACAGTGAAGGTTACCACAATGGCTACTTCTACTCTTGGTGGTctgatggtggtggttaTGCCCAGTACCGCATGGGCGAGGGCAGCCACTACCAGGTTGATTGGCGCAACACTGGCAACTTTGTCGGTGGAAAGGGATGGAACCCTGGTACTGGCCG AACCATCAACTACGGAGGTTCTTTCAGCCCTCAGGGTAACGGATACCTCTGCGTTTACGGCTGGACTCGCGGTCCTCTCGTTGAGTACTAC GTCATCGAGAGCTACGGCTCTTACAACCCCGGTAGCCAGGCTCAGCACAAAGGTACTGTCTACACTGACGGCGATACCTACGATCTCTATCAGTCCACCCGTTACCAGCAGCCTTCTATCGACGGTACTCAGACTTTCAACCAGTACTGGTCCATCCGCCGCAACAAGCGCACCAGCGGCTCCGTCAACATGCAGAACCACTTCAATGCTTGGAGATCTGCTGGCATGAACCTCGGAAACCACTACTACCAGATCTTGGCTACTGAGGGTTACCAGAGCAGTGGTTCATCTTCCATCTATGTCCAGACCAAATAA
- a CDS encoding hypothetical protein (SECRETED:SignalP(1-19)) gives MKFTKFSLATAPLVLTASAAVQKLHMVFERDLVNSNSAITIWNNEQTEALGKSCTNSLADGAFVKHAISFSVTDNGAGNVTVGDKTYQIGNGDADSIACGRISNQDELIINCVVPVKGLGADIKPLAKRSLRECFPDGPLGVAKAMDVFEGKVDAEIPSDVLSQVPKLSQKEIDEAVKAAGLSKRQTTCGN, from the coding sequence ATGAAATTCACCAAGTTCAGCCTGGCCACCGCGCCTCTCGTCCTCACAGCTTCTGCTGCTGTGCAGAAACTCCACATGGTCTTTGAGCGGGATCTCGTGAACTCCAATTCCGCCATCACCATCTGGAATAATGAGCAGACTGAGGCTCTGGGCAAGTCATGCACCAACTCTCTCGCCGATGGTGCCTTTGTCAAGCATGCCATCTCATTCTCTGTCACTGATAATGGCGCTGGGAACGTGACAGTCGGCGACAAGACTTACCAAATCGGCAACGGCGACGCCGACTCGATTGCCTGCGGTCGTATCTCTAACCAGGACgagcttattattaactgCGTCGTGCCTGTCAAGGGACTTGGTGCGGATATCAAGCCTCTTGCTAAGCGATCGCTACGCGAGTGCTTCCCAGATGGGCCCCTTGGAGTCGCCAAAGCCATGGACGTCTTTGAGGGTAAAGTCGATGCAGAGATCCCTTCTGATGTCCTGAGCCAGGTCCCCAAGCTGTCTCAGAAAGAGATTGACGAAGCAGTCAAGGCAGCTGGCCTTTCTAAGCGCCAGACTACTTGTGGCAATTAG